From the genome of Geminicoccaceae bacterium:
CGACCGGCGCGGCATCGAGATGGTCGATTACGGCTTCAAGGCCCGGCGCTATCGCATCGTCGCCATCGAGGTGGGGACGGTCGGGCAACTCGTCAGGTTGTCGATCGACGGTACAGCCTGTGAGGTCGATTCGCCGCTGGTCGGGCAATTCCAGGCATCCAACATGGTGGCGGCCCTCGGTCTGGCCGTCGCCGGCGGCGCACCGCTGGACAAGGCCATGGCCCAGCTTTCCTGCCTGCGACCGGCACCCGGGCGGATGGAGCATGTCGTGACTCACCCGTCCGGTGCACCGGCTTTCGTCGATTTCTCCCATACACCGGATTCGCTGGAAAAGGCGCTCGTGGCACTGCGGCCGCACACCGATGGCCGGCTGGTGGTGGTGTTCGGTTGCGGTGGGGATCGTGATCCCGGCAAGCGACCGATCATGGGCGAGGTTGCCGGCAGGCTGGCCGATCACGTGATCGTGACCGATGATAATCCGCGAAGCGAGGAACCCGGTCGCATCCGAAGCGAGATCCTTGCCGCAACGCCGAAGGACCGGACCGAGGAAATCGGTGATCGGGCAAGGGCGATCCGGGCTGCGTTCGCCGGATTGAACGGGGGAGACGTGCTGCTCGTCGCCGGAAAGGGCCACGAATCGGGCCAACTGGTCGGCACGACGCTGCTTCCGTTCAACGATGCCGAGGAACTGCGCAAGGTCCTTGCGGAAACGGAGGGCGGACGATGAGCAAACCCCTCTGGACCGCCGTCGATGCCGCCTCGGCCACGACCGGCCGGAGCCGCCGCTACTGGGAAGCCGAGCGCGTCGGTATCGACAGCCGCACCGTCGGTCCGGGCGATCTGTTCGTCGCCTTGCAGGCCGCGCGCGACGGCCATGCGTTTGTCGGCAATGCTCTGGACAGGGGAGCTACCGCGGCCGTCGTCACCGCCCGTCCCGATGATGTTCCCGAAGACGCACCGCTTTTGCTGGTCGAGGACAGCATGCGGGCTTTGGAAGGGCTGGCGGCCTTCGCTCGCAGGCGCAGTGCGGCAAAGATCATCGGTGTCACGGGCAGTGTCGGAAAGACCGGTTTCAAGACCGCTCTCGCCCGGATCTGCAGCCATTTCGCGCCGACCCATGCCAGCGAACGGAGCTACAACAACCACTGGGGCGTTCCGCTCAGCCTCGCCAACCTGCCGCCCGCCGCCCGCTACGGCATCTTCGAGATGGGCATGAACCATCCGGGCGAGATTCGTGCGCTCACCGCCCAGGTTCGGCCCGATATCGCCGTGGTCACTGCCATAGCACCGGCCCACATGGAGTTCTTCACTTCGCTCGATGCCATCGCCGAGGCCAAGGCGGAGATATTCTACGGGCTGGAGCCGGATGGCGTGGCGGTCATCAACAATGACGCGCCGTCCTCCGACCTGCTGCTGGACCATGCACGGGCGGCGAGGGCGGCCATCATCACCTATGGCGGTGCGGATGGCGCCCGCGTCCGGCTGGTCGACAGCGAGCTGAGGGCAGATCGCAGCCTCGTGCATGCTCGCCTGGACAGTCGCAAGATCGATTTCGAGGTGGGCATTCCCGGCTATCACTGGGTCATCAACAGTCTGGGGCTCGTCGCCGTCGCCCATGCGCTCGAACTGCCGCTCGATGGCGTATTCGAACAACTGGCCGTTCTCGAAGCCGTTGCCGGACGCGGCCTGCGCGAACATGTGCAACTCGCGGGAGGCGGTGAGATCCTGCTGCTGGACGAGAGCTACAATGCCAATCCGGTGTCGACCCGGGCCGCCATCGAGGTGCTCGGCAACCAGTCGGGCCGCAAGGTTGCCATCCTCGGTGACATGCTCGAACTCGGTGCCCACAGTGCCCGGATGCATGCAGAGCTCGGTGATGCCCTCGACGATGCCGATGTCGACCTGCTGCTGCTCGCCGGACCGATGATGGCACATCTGGGCGAGGCGGTGGGGACGAAGCGGGAATGGCACCACGCCGCCGGATCGCGGGAGCTCGCGGCCGGCCTTGGTTCCTGGCTGCGCGCCGGCGACGTCGTTCTGGTCAAGGGTTCGCTCGGCAGTGGCATGCAGTGTGTCGTCGATGCCATTCATGGCATGGGCGTCGGTATCGTCCAGAACGCGCACGAGGAGGTCTGAGAGGGCATGCTCTATAACCTCCTTTTCCCGCTCGCCGCCGAAATCAGCGTTTTCAACGTCTTTCGCTACATCACCTTCCGGACGGGAGGGGCGGTCATGACCGCCCTGTTCATCAGTTTTCTCATCGGTCCCTACGTGATTCGCCGCTTGCGGGCGAGGCAGCGCGAGGGGCAGCCGATCCGCGAGGACGGGCCGGAAACGCATCTCCTGACCAAGAAGGGTACGCCGACCATGGGCGGTGTGCTCATTCTGCTGGCGCTGGGCATCGCCACGCTGCTGTGGGCGGACCTCGCCAACGGCTATGTCTGGATCGTGCTGCTGGTGACGCTGGGGTATGGTGGTATCGGCTTTGTCGACGACTACTACAAGCTCACCCGGCGTTCGTCGAAGGGGCTCTCGGGGCGCAGGAAGCTGCTGTTTCAGGCTGCTATCGGCATTGTCGCCGCGACTGCGGCCATGCTGCTCACCGAGCCGCCGCTTTCCGGTGCTCTCGCTGTACCGATCTTCAAGGGGGTGCTGATTCCGCTCGGTGTGTTGTTTCCACTCATGGCGGCTTTCGTCATGGTGGGAGCATCAAACGCGGTCAACCTGACCGACGGACTCGACGGGTTAGCGATCGTTCCGGTGATGATTGCCGCCGGGTGCTTTGCCCTGATCGCCTATCTTACCGGTAATGTGATTTTTTCTGGTTACCTGGGTATTCCCTATGTCGCCGGTACCGGTGAGCTTGCCGTGTTTTGCGGGGCCATGGTCGGGGCGTCGCTCGGTTTTCTCTGGTTCAACGCACCGCCAGCCATGGTATTCATGGGCGATACCGGCTCGCTTGGAATGGGTGGCGCTCTGGGATCGGTGGCCGTGGTCACCAAACACGAACTGGTACTGGCCATCATCGGTGGACTGTTCGTGCTCGAAGCCGTTTCGGTCATCGTTCAGGTCGCCTCGTTCAAGCTTACCGGCAAGCGCGTGTTCCGCATGGCGCCCTTGCACCACCATTTCGAGAAGAAGGGCTGGAAGGAACCGACCATCGTCATCCGCTTCTGGATCATCGCCTCCATCCTGGCGTTGATCGGCCTCTCGACGCTGAAGCTGCGCTGATGGACGGGATCATGCACGCGATTGCCCCCCTGCGCGGCAAGACGGTCGGAGTGCTCGGTCTGGCACGAAGCGGTATTGCCGTTGCCCGTGTCCTTGCGCGAAACGGCATCGGCGTCGTCGTGTACGATGACAATCCGCAGGCGATCGAGCCTCTTCTGGCCGAAGGTATGCGGCCTGGCAGGATCGAGGACGTGGCCCGGCTCGATGTCCTCGTCGTCAGTCCTGGCGTGCCGCTCACCCACCCGCGGCCTCATCCTGTGGTGGCCGCCGCGCGGGAAGCCGGTATTTTGCTCACCTGCGATATCGACCTGTTCGCCCGGCCGCTGCGTGAACTCGGACACACCCTGGTGGTGGTGACCGGTACCAACGGCAAATCGACAACAACGGCATTAATTCACCATTTGGCACTGGTTGCCGGAAAGCGAGTGCTGATCGGAGGCAATATCGGACTGCCAGTGTTCGAGTTGAAGCCCGGCTCCAAGCCGACGATCGTCGTCCTCGAACTTTCGTCCTTCCAGCTCGATCTCTGCAACGACCTGCGGCCCGATATTGCCGTTTGGATGAACCTCACGCCGGATCACCTCGACCGTCACGGCGATCTCGACGGCTACATCCGGGCAAAATCGCGTGTCTTTGCCCGAATGGGGACGAGTGACGAAGCGGTCATATGCATTGATGACGAGCCGAGTCGGGCGGTGGCGCAATCGCTTGCCGGTCGGGTGGCGGTCACTACCTTTGGTCGCAGCGGCGAGGCGGTGGTGTCCATCGTTGGCGGCGATCTGCGTCGCGGCAGCCGGCCGTTGATGGATCTCCGGGATCTGCCGTCCCTGCGCGGCGATCACAATATCGACAATGCTGCGGCAGCCACCCTGGCGCTGCTGCGTCTCGGCGTCGACGGGACGACCATCCGCAACGGACTGGCGACCTTCCGCAGCCTGCCTCACCGGGCGGAGCAGGTCGCCGTCATCGACCATGTGCGCTTCATCAACGACAGCAAGGCGACCAATCCGTCGTCGGCCGCCCGCAGCCTGCGCACCTTTCCCAATATCTACTGGATCGCCGGTGGCAAACCCAAGCCCGGCGGATTTTCGGAGCTTTTGTCACTGATGCGTCCGGTGCGGCACCTCTACCTGATCGGCGAGGCCGCTGACGAGATGGTGGCCACGTTCGAAGGCGTGGTGCCATGCACCCGCCATGCCGGACTGGCGGAGGCAATGCGTGCTGCCCATGACGCGGCACTGGCCGACCGGACCGGCGAGGCCACCGTGCTTCTCGCACCCGCCTGCGCCTCCTACGACCAGTTCAGGAGCTATGAGGAGCGCGGCGACCGGTTTCGCGAGATCGCCATGTCGATGGCTTCCGGCGAGCGGTTGCAACCGCTCGGAGGTGCGGCATGACCCCCTTTGCCCGCCACGATCGCAGTTTTGTCGGCCGCTGGTGGTGGACGGTCGACCATTTCGTGCTCGGCGGGATCATCGTGCTGGCGATACTGGGGTTGTTCATGGTGTTCGCCGCCAGTCCGCCCGTTGCCCGCAAGCTGGGATATCCCGAAACCCATTTCATCTTCAAGCATCTGATTTCTCTGGGTATTTCCCTGGGACTCCTGTTCCTGGTCTCGTTGATGGCGCCGCGCGGCGTCCTGCGTCTGGCTGTCGTGTGCTTTGCGGTGTTTGGACTTCTGACCATCGCCACGCTGTTCCTGGCGCCCGAGGTGAAGGGGTCTCACCGCTGGCTGCGCATGTTCGGGCAGCAGATCCAGCCCACCGAGTTTCTCAAACCTTGCGTGACGGTGATCGGTGCATGGCTGCTTGCCCGCAGCGAGGGAATTCGCGGGCTCGTGCCGGCGACACTGCTGGTCGGCGGGGTGGTAGGCGTCCTTCTGATGCAACCCGACGTCGGCATGGCAGCGCTGATCACGCTGATCTTCTGTGCCCAGCTGTTCATCGCCGGCCTGAGCTGGCTCTTCGTCGGCATCGCCGTGACCGTCGGCGTGGTCGGGCTCTATGGCGCCTATGCCCTGCACCCGCATGTGCAGGAGCGTGTCGACATCTTCTTCGGGCCGGTGGCGGAGTACGACCAGATCGGCATCGCCATGCGGGCCTTGTCCTCGGGAGGACTGTTCGGCCGTGGGCCGGGCGAGGGCGTGGTGAAATTCTCCCTGCCCGAGGCACATTCCGACTTTGTCTTCGTGACTGCCGCCGAGGAGTTCGGCATCCTCTTCTGCCTTCTGATCGTGCTGGTGTTTGCCGTGGTGGTGCTCAAGGCGCTGCACCGCACCCAGGACAGCAATGACCGTTTCGTTCGCCTGGCGGCCTTCGGTCTTGCCGCGGAGCTGGGGCTTCAGGCACTGATCAACATGGCCGTGAACCTGAACCTGATGCCGACAAAAGGTATGACATTGCCACTGATCTCCTATGGTGGATCGTCAATGATGGCGCTCGGCATCGGCCTTGGCATGCTGCTGGCGTTCACCCGGCGAGGTGCGCGTCTTGGAGGTGTACCGTGAGTTCGATGTACATGGTCGCCACCGGCGGTACGGGCGGGCATGTCTTTCCGGCTCTCGCGCTTGCGCGCGAACTGGTGAACCGCGGCGATCGTGTCACGTTCCTCGTCGATCGTCGTGGCCAGCGCTACCTGCCCGAGGATATGCCACATCGCGAGATCGCCGCGGCCAGTCCCAGCGGTACGATGATCCATCGGCTGCGGGCCGTGCTGTCGCTCGCTCGGGGTTTCTTCCAGAGCCTGCGGGCCATCGGCGAACTGCGCCCGCAGGCGATCGCCTGTTTCGGCGGCTATGCCTCGGTGCCGGCGGCTCTCGCCGCGAGGCTCCGTTCGGTGCCGGTAATGGTTCACGAACAGAATGCCGTGTTCGGTCGCGCCAACCGGAACATCGGCGGCTTTGCCGGGGTGATCGCGCTGACCTTCGCGGATACCGACGCCTTGCCGTCGGGCAATGCCCGGCGCGTGGTCACCGGAAATCCGGTGCGTCCGGGTTTTGTCCGTTCGGCAGCAACGAGGACCGGTACCTCCGGTGACAGCCTGAACGTCCTGGTGATCGGAGGCAGCCAGGGTGCGCGCATTCTCTCCGACATCGTGCCGGCGGCGATGCTGGCCCTGCCGGATACCATCCGCCAGCGGCTCAAGGTCGTCCAGCAGTGTCGCCCGGAAGACATCGCAAGGGTGAGGGAGGCTTATGCCGATTGTGGCTTCGAGGTCGAACTTGCCTCTTTCTTTGACGATATGGTCCGGCGTATGAGCGACGCCTCGTTGGTCATCAGTCGTTCGGGAGCTTCTTCCATCAGCGAAATTCTCGCCTTGTCACGCCCGTCTGTCCTCATCCCCTACCTTCACGCCGCCGATGGTCACCAGCAGGCCAATGCGGAGCGGCTGGAACGTGCCGGTGCGGCCATCCTGCACCGTCAGGACGAGGTGACGGCGGAAGCCCTTTCGGCCAGTCTGGCAGCCGTCCTCGGTGATGCGCAAAGGCGCGAGGCCATGAGCCGGGCGGCGGAGTCGCTGGATTGCCCGGACGCGGCTGCGACCCTGGCCGATGCCATGGTGTCGATCTCCACCGGAGGGCGGCCATGAAGATCCGTCCGCTCGACATCGGCCCCATCCATTTCGTTGGCATCGGCGGCATCGGTATGAGTGGCATCGCCGAGATCCTGTGCAACATGGGCTACAGGGTGCAGGGATCGGACATCGCCGAGAACGCCAATACGAAGCGCCTGCAGGGGCTCGGCGCGACTGTCATGCTTGGCCATGCCACGGAAAACGTCGAGGGCGCGGACGTTCTGGTGGTCTCGTCGGCCATCGCCTCGGGCAATCCCGAGCTCATCGAGGCCCGCCGCCGCCGTATTCCGGTTGTGCGTCGGGCGGACATGCTGGGCGAACTGATGCGCCTCCATCGCTCGGTGGCCGTTGCCGGCACGCACGGCAAGACCACCACGACAGCTATCGTCGCCGCCCTGTTCGATGCCGCGGGGCTCGATCCGACGGTCATCAACGGCGGCATCATCAACGCCTATGGCACCAATGCGCGGCTGGGGCAGGGCGAGTGGATGGTGGTCGAGGCCGACGAGAGCGACGGCAGCTTTCTCAGGCTTCCGGCGACCATCGGGGTGGTGACCAACATCGATCCCGAGCACATGGAACATTACGGCAGTTTCGATGGAGTTCGCGACGCGTTTCACAGCTTCGTCGAACATCTGCCGTTCTACGGCTTCGCCGTCCTGTGCACCGATCATCCCGAGGTTCAGGCCCTGCTGGCACGGGTGACCGACCGGCGCATCGTCACCTATGGTCTCAACGCCCAGGCCGACATCCGCGCGACCCATATCAGCCTCGATATCGAGGGGTCGCGCTTCGACGTCGATATTCGCGACCGTGGCAGCGATGAGGTGCGCCGGATCGAGGGATTGCGGCTTACCCTGCGCGGCGAGCACAATCTTACCAATGCCCTGGCCGCGATCGCGATTGCAAGCGAACTCGGGATCGGCGATGAGGCGATCCGCCAGGCTTTCGGCAATCTGCGCGGAGTCAGACGGCGCTTCACCGTCACCGGCGAGGTCGACGGCACGCTGATCGTCGATGACTACGCCCATCACCCGGTCGAAATCCGCGCCGTTCTGGCGACCGCCCGGGCGTCTGCGGAGGGGCGGGTGATAGCCGTGATGCAACCGCACCGCTACACGCGCCTGCATGAGCTGTTCGATGGCTTCTGTACCGCGTTTGCCGACGCCGATGTGACCATCGTCGCTCCGGTCTATGCTGCCGGCGAGGAACCGATCGACGGGGCGGACCAGGTTCATCTGGTCGAGGGGCTGCGCCGCCACGGACAACGCGACGTGATGGCACTCGACGATCCCGCCGACCTTGCCGGGCTCGTGGACGGGCTGGCCGGTCCCGGCGACATCATTCTGTGCATGGGAGCGGGCAGCATCACCTACTGGGCCGCGAGCCTGCCCGATGAATTGCGGCGAAGGCGTTCGGCATGAGTGAGCGCAACGCCTTTCATGTCCTGGGCGATCGCGTTCGCGACAATGTGCCGCTCAAGCCGATCACCTGGTTCCGGGTGGGGGGACCCGCGCGCAGGCTGATGCAGGCACGCAGCGAGCAGGATGTGCGCGATGCACTGGTTGCAGCCGGGGAAAGTCTCATCCTGCCAATGGGTGTCGCTTCGAATATGCTGGTGCGCGATGGCGGCATCGATGGCCTTGTCCTGCGCTTTGGCGGCGAGCTGTCGAAGGTCGAGGCGGATGGCGGGACTGTGATCGCCGGTGCCGGCGCGCTCGACCAGCGGGTTGCCCAGGTGGCGCAAAGGGCGGGCCTTTCCGGGCTCGAATTCTTCATCGGCATTCCGGGTACCATCGGAGGCGCCGTGCGCATGAATGCCGGTGCTTTCGGTGGGGAAACCGCCGACCGTTTCCGCTTTGCCGACTGCATGGACACGTCGGGCAGGGTGCATCGCCTGACCGCTGCCGATCTCGGCTTCGGCTATCGCCACAGCGAGCTTCCGGCCGGGTTCATTGTGCTGCGCGCAGCCTTTGACTGCGAGCCGGGGGATGGCGAGGCGATCGCCCGGCGCATGGCGGGGATCCGGGCCGAGCGCGAGGCGGCGCAGCCGTTGCGGGCGGCCACCGGTGGCAGCACCTTCAGGAATCCACCGGGCGCCAAGGCGTGGAAGCTCATCGACGACGCTGGCTGTCGCGGCCTGCGCATCGGGCAGGCCATGGTCTCCGAGGTGCACTGCAATTTCCTCATCAATACGGGCGATGCCACGGCAGCGGAGATCGAGGCGCTGGGCGAGGAAGTCCGGCGAAGGGTAAAAGATAAAAGTGGTGTAGATCTTCATTGGGAGATCATCCGCATCGGGGAAGCGCTTCCGGCAACCGCAACCGGAGGTGTGGCATGAACAGGCATGTGGCTGTCCTGATGGGCGGACTCAGTGTGGAACGTGAGGTTTCACTGGTTTCCGGCGAGGAATGTGCAAGGGCTCTGGAGAGCAAGGGATATCGCGTTACCCGCATCGATGTCGGCCGCGATCTTGCTCGACAACTGGAGACAATTGCTCCCGACTGCGTATTCAACGCCCTGCACGGACGTCTGGGCGAGGACGGGCGGGTGCAGGGCCTGCTCGACCTGATGCAGATCCCCTACACCCATTCGGGTGTAATGGCCTCGGCCATCGCCATGGACAAGCCGATGGCGATCCGGTTGTTCCGGAGTGCGGGAATCCGTGCACCCGAGGGCAGGTTGTGCAGCCTTGCAACCGTGCTGGAAGACCCGCCTTTTGCCCCCCCCTATGTGGTCAAGCCCGCGGCGGAGGGGTCGAGTATCGGCGTAAGCATCGTCAGGGACGATGACCGGACGGCCCTCACCGGGCGCAACGATCTGGATCCGAAATCTAAAGTACTGGTTGAAAGATATATTGCCGGATGCGAGCTGACCTGTGCCGTTCTGGGTGATCGGGCTCTGGCTGTGACCGAACTTTCACCCAATAGGGGGTTTTACGACTATTGTGCAAAATACACTGCGGGTTATGCTAAACACCTCCTCCCCGCACCACTAGAGGAGGCGGTGTACCGGCAGGTCATGGATTGGGCCTTGTTGGCGCACCGCCTTCTCGGCTGCCGTGGTGTTTCCCGTTCCGACTTCCGTTACGATCCGCAGCTCGGCAAGGATGGCCTTTTCATCCTGGAGATCAACACTCAGCCGGGAATGACGCCATTGTCGCTCGTTCCCGAGCAGGCGCTGCATTGCGGCATTGAATTTCCTGAACTGGTGGCAGGACTTGTGGAGGCGGCACAATGCGATCCGTGAAGGGCAGGTCGTCCACTGGACCAAGACTCCGTGGTGCAAGGGCGCGTGGCCGCCGGACGCCTCCGCCGCCGCGTTGGCGGCGTCCGGTCCTTGTCGCCGGGTCCCTGTTGCTGGCCTGTTCGACCGCGACGCTGGCCGGCTGGTGGGCGGTGTCCAACAACCTTGCCGGACAGGCGGGATCGGTGGTGCTTGCGAAGGCCGCAGATTGGACCCGTTCGATGGGGCTGGAAGTCAAGGAAGTGATGGCCATTGGCCGGGCGCGCACAAAATCTGGGGATATCCGTGACAAAATAGCGAACATATATGGACAAAATATACTTTTGGTTGATATTTCCGAGGTCAGAACCCAACTTGAATCGTTGCCGTGGGTTCGTTCGGCCTCGGTGAGGCGGATGTTACCGGACACGCTTTATCTGGAGCTTGACGAGCGACGGCCGACGGCGATCTGGGAAGATGAAAATGGTGTTGCGCGCTTGATTGACGAGCATGGTGAAATCATACCTGTCAGCGATGTGGGGATCTTCGCTCACTTGCCCGTGGTCAGTGGCAAGGGGGCGCGCACCGAGGTGACTGCGCTGTTCCGCAGCCTGCTCGACGAACCGGCGCTGGTAAGCCGCATCAGCGGTGCGCAGCTGGTGGATGAACGCCGGTGGAACGTGTTCCTGGATGGGCGTATCGCTGTCAAGCTGCCGGCTCACGAGGTCGGGAAGGCATGGGGGGTGCTCGCCCGGGCCGAGCGTGAGACTTCCCTGCTTGAACGTGCGATAGAGGCGGTCGATTTGCGCAATCCCGACTGGCTGGTTGTTCGGCTGGTCGACGAGGCGACAGGTTCGGCCGCAGTGGGACGTCAGGCATGACCGAAACCATAACCCGAGCTTCCGACATGGCCTGGCGCGGCATTCTGGGCGGGGTTCACCGGAACATCCGCCAGGGACCGCAGGCGCTGATCGACATCGGTTCCAGCAAGCTGTGTTGCTACATCGCCCATCCGCGTATCGGCAGCGGTTTCGAGCTGGCTGGTCGCGGCTATCAGGCGGCCGCCGGATTTCGTGCCGGCAATGTCATCGATATCGACGAAGCCAGTCGCTCGATCGGTGCAGTCCTGCAGGAGGCCGAGAAGGCTGCCGGTATCGAGCTTCGCGAAATCGCTGTCACCTGGAGCGGAGGTGCGCCCCGCTCGCATCTGGTCAGCGTCAGCCGTCGTCTGGGCGGACACGAACTTCTTGCCGATGACGCGGATATCATGCTCCAGCATGCTTTCCGCGAAGGGGAGAGTGCGGATCGGGTGGTGGTCGACGCGATACCTGTCGAGATGACGCTGGACGACGGCCGCGTGCTGCGCGACGCATGCGGGCTGGCAGCCGACTCGGTGAGCCTGATGGCTTGCGTCACTACGGTCGATCGCAGTGCCCTGGACGGGCTCATCGCCTGTCTTGAAGACTGTCACATCGAACCGTCGGCGTTGGTGTCGACGGGGTACGCTGCCGGTATCGCCTGCATTACCCAGGAAGAGATCGATCGCGGCTGCCTTGTCATCGAGCTGGGGGGCGGGACGACCAATGTCGCCCATTTTCACGGTGGCCGGCTGGTCTATCTGAACCAGATCGCCTATGGCGGAGATAACGTCAGCCGTGATATCGCCTATGGCCTGAACACAGGGGCGGGCTATGCGGAGCGGTTGAAGACGCTCTATGGCAGTGTGCAGTGGCGCAGCTGCGACGACAACATGCGCATCGATGTGCCGCTGATCGGCGATCATGTCGATGCGCCGACCGGAGAAATTCCCCGGACGCGGCTCACCATGATCGTGCGTGCGCGGGTCGAGGAGATCCTCAACCTTGTTCAGGAGGGGCTGCGCGAGGCCTGGGGACTGTTCGAGGAGCGGCCGCCGCGCAGCGTCGTCGTCACCGGCGGTGGCGGTCAGGTCGAGGGGATCGTGG
Proteins encoded in this window:
- a CDS encoding UDP-N-acetylmuramoyl-L-alanyl-D-glutamate--2,6-diaminopimelate ligase, with amino-acid sequence MNGICFDTRKLRPGNLYAAISGSRVDGHVFIPDALAAGAAAILGSDSARNYATAVPVVVDGNPRLRLSQMAARLTPGQPGTTVAVTGTNGKTSVASFTRQIWDRVGMRAASLGTLGVESEGRWPATQLTTPDPVLLHRLCSDLARAGIDHLALEASSHGLDQFRLDALNFRAAAFTNISRDHYDYHGSYEAYYTAKKRLFSELLMPGGLAVINADVPEAGDLAALLDRRGIEMVDYGFKARRYRIVAIEVGTVGQLVRLSIDGTACEVDSPLVGQFQASNMVAALGLAVAGGAPLDKAMAQLSCLRPAPGRMEHVVTHPSGAPAFVDFSHTPDSLEKALVALRPHTDGRLVVVFGCGGDRDPGKRPIMGEVAGRLADHVIVTDDNPRSEEPGRIRSEILAATPKDRTEEIGDRARAIRAAFAGLNGGDVLLVAGKGHESGQLVGTTLLPFNDAEELRKVLAETEGGR
- the murF gene encoding UDP-N-acetylmuramoyl-tripeptide--D-alanyl-D-alanine ligase — protein: MSKPLWTAVDAASATTGRSRRYWEAERVGIDSRTVGPGDLFVALQAARDGHAFVGNALDRGATAAVVTARPDDVPEDAPLLLVEDSMRALEGLAAFARRRSAAKIIGVTGSVGKTGFKTALARICSHFAPTHASERSYNNHWGVPLSLANLPPAARYGIFEMGMNHPGEIRALTAQVRPDIAVVTAIAPAHMEFFTSLDAIAEAKAEIFYGLEPDGVAVINNDAPSSDLLLDHARAARAAIITYGGADGARVRLVDSELRADRSLVHARLDSRKIDFEVGIPGYHWVINSLGLVAVAHALELPLDGVFEQLAVLEAVAGRGLREHVQLAGGGEILLLDESYNANPVSTRAAIEVLGNQSGRKVAILGDMLELGAHSARMHAELGDALDDADVDLLLLAGPMMAHLGEAVGTKREWHHAAGSRELAAGLGSWLRAGDVVLVKGSLGSGMQCVVDAIHGMGVGIVQNAHEEV
- a CDS encoding phospho-N-acetylmuramoyl-pentapeptide-transferase, with the protein product MLYNLLFPLAAEISVFNVFRYITFRTGGAVMTALFISFLIGPYVIRRLRARQREGQPIREDGPETHLLTKKGTPTMGGVLILLALGIATLLWADLANGYVWIVLLVTLGYGGIGFVDDYYKLTRRSSKGLSGRRKLLFQAAIGIVAATAAMLLTEPPLSGALAVPIFKGVLIPLGVLFPLMAAFVMVGASNAVNLTDGLDGLAIVPVMIAAGCFALIAYLTGNVIFSGYLGIPYVAGTGELAVFCGAMVGASLGFLWFNAPPAMVFMGDTGSLGMGGALGSVAVVTKHELVLAIIGGLFVLEAVSVIVQVASFKLTGKRVFRMAPLHHHFEKKGWKEPTIVIRFWIIASILALIGLSTLKLR
- the murD gene encoding UDP-N-acetylmuramoyl-L-alanine--D-glutamate ligase produces the protein MHAIAPLRGKTVGVLGLARSGIAVARVLARNGIGVVVYDDNPQAIEPLLAEGMRPGRIEDVARLDVLVVSPGVPLTHPRPHPVVAAAREAGILLTCDIDLFARPLRELGHTLVVVTGTNGKSTTTALIHHLALVAGKRVLIGGNIGLPVFELKPGSKPTIVVLELSSFQLDLCNDLRPDIAVWMNLTPDHLDRHGDLDGYIRAKSRVFARMGTSDEAVICIDDEPSRAVAQSLAGRVAVTTFGRSGEAVVSIVGGDLRRGSRPLMDLRDLPSLRGDHNIDNAAAATLALLRLGVDGTTIRNGLATFRSLPHRAEQVAVIDHVRFINDSKATNPSSAARSLRTFPNIYWIAGGKPKPGGFSELLSLMRPVRHLYLIGEAADEMVATFEGVVPCTRHAGLAEAMRAAHDAALADRTGEATVLLAPACASYDQFRSYEERGDRFREIAMSMASGERLQPLGGAA
- a CDS encoding cell division protein FtsW — translated: MTPFARHDRSFVGRWWWTVDHFVLGGIIVLAILGLFMVFAASPPVARKLGYPETHFIFKHLISLGISLGLLFLVSLMAPRGVLRLAVVCFAVFGLLTIATLFLAPEVKGSHRWLRMFGQQIQPTEFLKPCVTVIGAWLLARSEGIRGLVPATLLVGGVVGVLLMQPDVGMAALITLIFCAQLFIAGLSWLFVGIAVTVGVVGLYGAYALHPHVQERVDIFFGPVAEYDQIGIAMRALSSGGLFGRGPGEGVVKFSLPEAHSDFVFVTAAEEFGILFCLLIVLVFAVVVLKALHRTQDSNDRFVRLAAFGLAAELGLQALINMAVNLNLMPTKGMTLPLISYGGSSMMALGIGLGMLLAFTRRGARLGGVP
- the murG gene encoding undecaprenyldiphospho-muramoylpentapeptide beta-N-acetylglucosaminyltransferase, with amino-acid sequence MSSMYMVATGGTGGHVFPALALARELVNRGDRVTFLVDRRGQRYLPEDMPHREIAAASPSGTMIHRLRAVLSLARGFFQSLRAIGELRPQAIACFGGYASVPAALAARLRSVPVMVHEQNAVFGRANRNIGGFAGVIALTFADTDALPSGNARRVVTGNPVRPGFVRSAATRTGTSGDSLNVLVIGGSQGARILSDIVPAAMLALPDTIRQRLKVVQQCRPEDIARVREAYADCGFEVELASFFDDMVRRMSDASLVISRSGASSISEILALSRPSVLIPYLHAADGHQQANAERLERAGAAILHRQDEVTAEALSASLAAVLGDAQRREAMSRAAESLDCPDAAATLADAMVSISTGGRP
- a CDS encoding UDP-N-acetylmuramate--L-alanine ligase, whose product is MKIRPLDIGPIHFVGIGGIGMSGIAEILCNMGYRVQGSDIAENANTKRLQGLGATVMLGHATENVEGADVLVVSSAIASGNPELIEARRRRIPVVRRADMLGELMRLHRSVAVAGTHGKTTTTAIVAALFDAAGLDPTVINGGIINAYGTNARLGQGEWMVVEADESDGSFLRLPATIGVVTNIDPEHMEHYGSFDGVRDAFHSFVEHLPFYGFAVLCTDHPEVQALLARVTDRRIVTYGLNAQADIRATHISLDIEGSRFDVDIRDRGSDEVRRIEGLRLTLRGEHNLTNALAAIAIASELGIGDEAIRQAFGNLRGVRRRFTVTGEVDGTLIVDDYAHHPVEIRAVLATARASAEGRVIAVMQPHRYTRLHELFDGFCTAFADADVTIVAPVYAAGEEPIDGADQVHLVEGLRRHGQRDVMALDDPADLAGLVDGLAGPGDIILCMGAGSITYWAASLPDELRRRRSA
- the murB gene encoding UDP-N-acetylmuramate dehydrogenase translates to MSERNAFHVLGDRVRDNVPLKPITWFRVGGPARRLMQARSEQDVRDALVAAGESLILPMGVASNMLVRDGGIDGLVLRFGGELSKVEADGGTVIAGAGALDQRVAQVAQRAGLSGLEFFIGIPGTIGGAVRMNAGAFGGETADRFRFADCMDTSGRVHRLTAADLGFGYRHSELPAGFIVLRAAFDCEPGDGEAIARRMAGIRAEREAAQPLRAATGGSTFRNPPGAKAWKLIDDAGCRGLRIGQAMVSEVHCNFLINTGDATAAEIEALGEEVRRRVKDKSGVDLHWEIIRIGEALPATATGGVA